Proteins found in one Syntrophorhabdales bacterium genomic segment:
- a CDS encoding MerR family transcriptional regulator: MIPDVPDRVYYRIKEVCSLTGLKAHILRYWEQEFRDIKPVKSPKGQRLYRRKDLEAIFTIKGLLYDRKFTIDGARMYLSGQRRLIDEIKIELREVLDLLEKGR, translated from the coding sequence ATGATCCCCGATGTTCCTGATAGAGTTTATTACAGAATAAAGGAAGTATGTTCTCTCACCGGCCTTAAGGCCCACATACTCCGGTATTGGGAGCAGGAATTCAGGGATATAAAGCCGGTAAAGAGTCCCAAGGGACAAAGGCTCTATCGGAGAAAAGATCTGGAGGCGATCTTTACGATAAAGGGCCTTTTGTATGACAGGAAATTTACCATCGACGGCGCCAGGATGTATCTCAGCGGGCAGAGGCGGCTTATAGACGAGATCAAGATTGAACTCAGGGAGGTCCTGGACCTCCTGGAGAAAGGAAGATAA